A single genomic interval of Pyrus communis chromosome 7, drPyrComm1.1, whole genome shotgun sequence harbors:
- the LOC137739775 gene encoding uncharacterized protein yields MAKGGYFLEKVRRCVRTVFFMVAMVASLLVSSLPALVAIGDMLVPCVLISSFTCVTCYGFKEHLHRYAFKSSLNDIPLVSFIRSLIIICVHSMCDGPALSHSPYLGTVTFCSFISILLLSIKACLFTVNSQIEAEASSSLSRQKLHLKKSWGMPVLFLSSVVFALGHTVVAYRTSCRARRKLLFHRVDPEAVLSCKNVFSGYQKVPRSPTPSGGKTPKSDSEMRRKPFSTARDDGELPVRVITDIDSLFITCRGLTLHYKLSLPGSPPRSLSSTAFLEPSSPKMAMGRPKLDRHPLSLLSKGQNHLHRSYSNQFHGSSLYVPLLDGSTVSPVLSEEIPVLRLSNAGEEDEGSKLNFGTPNKEMEGSGQFGILLVHGFGGGAFSWRHVMGTLSRQVGCTVAAFDRPGWGLTSRLRREDWEDKEMPNPYKLDSQIDLLLSFCSEMGFSSVVLVGHDDGGLLALMAAQKVQASVNSFNVTIKGVVLLNVSLSREVVPAFARILLRTSLGKKHLVRPLLRTEITQVVNRRAWYDATKLTTDILSLYKAPLCVEGWDEALHEIGRLSYETLLSLKNAESLLKAVEDMPVLVITGVEDSLVSLKSSQAMASKLVNSRLVAISGCGHLPHEECPKALLAAITPFLSGLLSRQDVQSQ; encoded by the exons ATGGCGAAGGGAGGTTACTTCTTGGAGAAGGTTCGGAGATGCGTACGGACGGTGTTCTTCATGGTGGCGATGGTGGCGTCGCTGCTAGTGTCGTCGCTGCCGGCGCTGGTGGCGATAGGGGACATGCTGGTGCCGTGCGTGTTGATATCGAGCTTCACGTGCGTGACGTGCTACGGATTCAAAGAGCATTTGCATCGATACGCCTTCAAGAGCTCGCTCAACGATATTCCTCTGGTTTCCTTTATCAGATCTCTTATCATTATCT gtgtgcattccatgtgcgaTGGCCCTGCTCTCTCACACAGTCCATACCTTGGAACTGTGACTTTCTGTTCCTTTATCTCAATTCTACTTCTTTCAATCAAAGCTTGTCTTTTCACTGTAAATTCTCAAATCGAGGCTGAAGCTTCATCTTCCCTCTCAAGGCAGAAGCTCCACTTGAAGAAGTCATGGGGAATGCCGGTCTTGTTTCTCTCATCAGTAGTCTTTGCCCTTGGACATACTGTGGTTGCTTATAGAACAAGTTGCAGAGCAAGGAGAAAGCTCCTATTTCACCGAGTTGATCCAGAAGCT GTCCTTTCATGCAAAAATGTATTCTCTGGCTATCAGAAGGTCCCAAGATCTCCCACTCCCTCGGGAGGAAAAACCCCAAAAAGTGACAGTGAAATGAGGCGTAAGCCTTTTTCTACAGCTCGAGATGATGGTGAACTCCCAGTCAGAGTAATTACAGATATTGACAGCTTATTCATCACGTGCAGGGGGCTTACTCTTCATTACAAGCTTAGCTTGCCTGGTTCACCACCTCGTTCCTTGTCATCCACTGCATTTCTTGAACCTAGCTCCCCAAAAATGGCTATGGGGAGGCCAAAACTAGATCGACATCCGTTAAGCTTGTTATCGAAAGGCCAAAACCATCTCCACAGGAGCTACAGCAATCAATTTCACGGCTCATCTCTCTATGTACCTTTATTGGACGGTTCTACAGTTTCTCCTGTTCTTTCTGAAGAGATTCCTGTCTTGAGACTATCCAATGCTGGTGAAGAGGATGAGGGtagtaaattaaattttggtaCTCCAAACAAAGAAATGGAAGGAAGTGGTCAGTTTGGTATTCTATTAGTGCATGGGTTTGGGGGAGGGGCCTTTTCTTGGAGGCATGTGATGGGAACCCTTTCTCGGCAAGTTGGTTGCACAGTTGCTGCTTTTGATCGCCCTGGTTGGGGCCTAACCTCAAGGCTGCGACGGGAAGATTGGGAGGATAAAGAAATGCCTAATCCTTATAAACTTGATTCTCAG ATTGAcctgcttctttctttctgctctGAGATGGGATTTTCTTCAGTGGTGCTTGTTGGTCATGATGATGGAGGTCTTCTAGCTTTGATGGCTGCACAAAAAGTACAAGCATCAGTGAATTCTTTCAAC GTTACAATTAAAGGCGTAGTATTGTTAAATGTTAGCTTGTCAAGAGAAGTTGTGCCTGCTTTTGCGAGGATACTCTTGAGAACTTCACTTGGGAAAAAGCATCTGGTTCGTCCATTACTGCGAACAGAAATTACACAAGTGGTGAATAGGCGTGCCTGGTATGATGCAACAAAGTTGACAACAGACATTTTGAGCCTTTATAAG GCCCCTCTATGTGTAGAAGGATGGGATGAAGCACTCCATGAGATAGGTAGACTGTCATACGAGACACTACTTTCACTGAAAAATGCAGAATCATTACTAAAGGCAGTTGAAGACATGCCAGTTTTAGTCATCACAGGCGTTGAGGATTCCCTTGTCTCTCTTAAATCTTCTCAAGCTATGGCTTCCAAACTTGTAAATTCT AGACTAGTTGCAATATCCGGATGTGGCCATCTTCCCCATGAAGAGTGTCCCAAGGCATTACTTGCAGCAATAACACCCTTCTTAAGCGGACTCTTGAGCAGACAAGACGTGCAGAGCCAATAG